The DNA segment TTGTCAAGCTGGATTTCCTTTGGAATAGGCGTCTGCCTTGAAGCAGGCCTCTGACAGTCCCACTGAGGTGTGACTGCCAGTCCCCAGGTGTGTGGAAAGAGGCCTTTCACTGGCTGAGGGCCACCAGCCAGTTGTCCAAATCACAGCCTGGAGCACAGAGCCCTCCTAGGACATAGCTGGCAGGCCAAAAGAGCGGGCCAAGTGCTCTGAGACACATTCAGGTATAAGGCCAAGAACCAGGGAGCAAACCCACACGTGCAACCCTGGACGGCAGAGCTTAGTCTGGGATGATATCGGCCTCCGAGCCAGGTGTTGCCATGCAGCTTTTTGGCAGACGGTTGCTGAGGAGATACGGAGCACGAATGAGGGATAGGAAGCCACAGGGAGCAGCCACTGCAATTGCCAGAGCTTGGCTTGGCCAAGTGCAGCTTACATACAAAGCAGCCCCCAGAGGCTCCTGAAGGCCTTGCAGGGCTGTGTGGATCCCCATCCCCCTGCAGCATCCGCAGCAAGCTTTTCACAAGCTTGGGCAGGGAGGCAGGATGGGTGTAGGAGACTTTCTGCACAGACAGAATGCTGAAGTCTAAGGTGTCCTTTAGATGGGGGAAGTATGAGGTCACCAATCGAACAGAAAAGTAACTTGTACTGTACCTGAGATGAACTTTGCTAGCTGTCCCCAAAgcaaagagggaagaggaagataCGGCTGAGTTCACAGTGTGGCAGGGACACAAatgtaggaaagaaaaaagtagagaagGGTAGGAAAAGAAGAGAAGTAGAGAAGGGTAGGAAAGTGGTGCCTGAAGACCGGGAGAGCATTCAGGGCACCCTGTGTCTATTCAGCATCCAGTGCTCCTTCATATGGCTGAGGCAtccctgaactccagcctagcgTGGCCCCATGGACCTCCACCAGGGGAGGGTACCCTGTGATCTTGGTCAGGAACCATCAGGTGAGATAAGCCAGGGTGCTTTGAGAAGCCTCCTGACCCAGCATTCATAGCAGAAGAGTGGGAACTGAGTTGCcaaacctgggttcaaatcctgcatCTGCAGGACAGGTGCCCAGGTGGCTCCCAGGATAGGGTGAGTTCCAGTGGAGCTGCATCCAAGTCCTGGTCTCAGACTGGAGCCACCTTCCTGCCCTCCAGTTCAAATGCTGGTCCTTTCAGCCCCATCCACCAATCCTGGGCACTGCATCCCCAGGACAACCCTGCCCCCAGATTCTTGGACCCGCCCTGCACAACAGCCCACAAACTACACAGCCTTGTGCACCCCTACCCTCGGTCCACCTGTCTCCCCAGCCCACAGGCAGGACCTGTCCCCTAGGCCCTGGGTCCCCTCCCTCTCACCCTCCCCATCAGGGGGGACCCTCTCTGCCACTCTCCTGACCCCCTCAGCCCCGGGTCCCCTCCCGCCCTCCCCTCACTCAGCCCCGGGTCGCCTCCCgccctcctcttccctcagccccGGGTCCCCTCCCGCCCTCCCCTCACTCAGCCCCGGGTCGCCTCCCGCCTTCCCCGTCCCCTCAGCCGCGGGTCCCCTCCCGCCCTCTCTGCCCCTTCAGCCGCGGGTCCCCTCCCGCTCTCCCCGTCCCCTCAGCCCCGGGCCCGCTCCCGCCCTCTCCGTCCCCTCAGCCCCGGGTCCCCTCCCGCCCTCCCCTCACTCAGCCCCGGGTCGCCTCACGTCCTCCCAGTCCCCTCAGCCCCGGGTCCCCTCCCGCCCTCCCCGTCCCCTCAGCCGCGGGTCCCCTCCCGCCCTCCCCGTCCCCTCAGCCCCGGGTCCCCTCCCGCCCTCCCCGTCCCCTCAGCCGCGGGTCCCCTCCCGCCCTCCCCGTCCCCTCAGCCGCGGGTCCCCTCCCGCCCTCCCCGTCCCCTCAGCCGCGGGTCCCCTCCCGCTCTCCCCGTCCCCTCAGCCGCGGGTCCCCTCCCGCCCTCCCCGTCCCCTCAGCCGCGGGTCCCCTCCCGCTCTCCCCGTCCCCTCAGCCGCGGGTCCCCTCCCGCTCTCCCCGTCCCCTCAGCCCACCTCCTCTCCCGCGCCGCACCCGTCCGGCGCCGTAGGAGCTGCCCCCTGGCGGTGGGTGCGCGGCGCTGCGCCTTGGTCTGCGTTCCCTCCGCGGGAGTCCCAGGCGTGGGCTCCGCGCCTCTCGCTTCCCCCGGCAGCCGCGGGGTGGGAATTTGGGTTCCGGAGCGCGGCAGCCCGGCGCcaggtgggaggtggagggttcGCTCCGCCTGGGGGGCCCGTCTggtccccgccccgccccgccccaggtTCTCGCGGACCCCGGACTAGCTGAGGCGCTGCCACGGCGGTCGCGCGGCGCAGTTTCGCAGGGGCGGGCGCGTAGAGGCGGGCCCTTGGCAAGAGGATGAAGCGCCGCCCGCGCTGGACTCACACAGAGGCAGCAGGAAGCCACGAGTGTTTTTTAGGCCTGGCCTGTGGGCCAGGAGTCAGGGAAGGGGCCTCCTGgagggctccctggaggaggtggggCTTAGGGGGGCTGGACTCGGAAATCAGAGAGCAGGCGGGCGGTTCGTGGCGCCCGGGCGGTCGCAGGCGGCTCCTGGCGCAGTGCGGACCCGAGCTACTTGCCGGGGGAAGCGGCTGAAGCCCAGGCCGGGGTCAGATGGGAGGGCGGGTGCGGGGCGGTGTCGCCGAGAGTAAAAGGGGCCCCCCTCAGCCCTGCCAAACGCAGTCCTGGCCCGGAGCCTGTCCGTCCAGGCCGACGGCGTAGCGCGAACTCCAGTCCCGCTCAAAGAGCTGCCGCAGCTGCTCCTGCACCGTGGCCCCCGCGGGCTGCGCGCCAGGGCTCTGGGTGACCACCAGGCCCACCCCCGCCGTGCTGCTGAAGTAATCCTCCGACCAGTTGGAGGTGCCTGCGGGGAGGACGGAGGAGACACTGGGGCGCCGGCTCTCACAGGCCCCTCTGCAGCCCGCTCAGCGCCAGGCCCGGCTACGGGTTTGGGGACGGTTGGCAGCTGGCCCCTCCACTGTCATCAGACTCCAGCCGGGGAAGCCCCTCGCTTAGGTGCGGGAGGCACAGCTGGTCGCGGTGGAACTCCACCCTCATCACTCGGGGACAGGCGTCCTGACTCAGTGTTCTGGGGCCCTGTGGGGCCAGGTGACAGGCGGGTGGCCTGGTCCCCGGAACTCCATGGAGACCCCGTCCCTCTTCAGCAGCAGCCCCGCTGTCCTGAGGTGTCCACGCCGGTCACAAAGCCAGTGCCTCCCTCGCCCGTGCCTGGCCACCCTGGGGCCCGCCCGCCGTGATCTATTCCCGCTCACCTATGTAGGCTGCCTTCTCCGTGACCATGAACTTGCTGTGGTTCACCCTGCTGAATGGGATGTTGGAATGATTCCCCACGGGCACGATGAAGACTTTCTTAGGGGAGCAGAGGCAGCGCGTCAGGAAGGGCGGGGGGCGGGCCGCCCTCCCCACGCCCGGCCGGGAACGCGCCCTCACCACGTCCACAGAGACGTTGGCCGCGGGGTTGCTGAGCGCCTGCAGGGACCGCAGGTAGGGGAACATGGTGGGATCCGTGTTGAGTCCGCAGCCGACCAGCAGGCGCACGCGCACGCCCTTGCTGAAGGCTGCAGCCCGCAGCGCGTTGTCCAGCACCGGCCAGTACCTTGGTGTGGGGAGGGACGGGGCTCTGCTTACAAGCCGGGCGGGGCAGAGGTCCCAGCAGGAGGGGACGTGTCCAGGAGCTGCCCGTCAGCAGAGCAGGCCGCCCGCCTCCCACTCAGACATACCTGGGGGGGTGGCTGAAGCGCGTGGTAGGGAAATACTCCATCACGGAGGCATAGATGAACTCCTGGGCGCTCCCCATCACCGCCAGCAGCGCCTCCAGGTCCCGGGTGCGGCCCTGGGGACAGAGTGCTGGTGGCGacgcctgtgatgggagagggaTTCCTGAAGGCTCTACCAGCCCAGCCCATCCTGGACTTGTGACCCCACCATGCACCACCCAAGAGGCCCCATGtggtggtggagggagggggccCAGGTGCCTGGAAATGTGAGGAAAGAAGGGATCGGCTCAACAGGGGTCCTGGGGACTGGCTCTGAGGCCTGGCAGAGAGAGTGGGGAAGCAGCTGGACCACCCTGGGCTCCAGGCTGGATTGATCTCCCAGAAACAGTTCCTGGCCACAGGGAAGCTTCTCCACTCCCTTCAGggtgccacccccacccccatctagGGAGGCTCCCCTTGTTCTGATACAGCCTCTACTACAGACCAGTCCCTCGGCTGGCTGGAGGGctgtccacccccacccccgtggGCTGATAAAGGAGGATCTGCCCACTCCtcactcttcccttccttccccgaAGAGCAAGTGGGGTTCCCCTCCCTCTCCAGTGCACAGCTAAGCCTCTTGGCCTCGCCCAGCAGTCTGGAGACTCCCAGGGCCCCAGGtcctcccaccacctcccaggcGGCCTGTTTCCCAGGGATGGTGCTGACCAGCTGTCCTCCTGGAGCTAAGCCTGCCTCCAGGCACAGCCCAGAGCCTGCTGATGCCAGCCTGCTGCTCACCCCAGGGCCACGGCCCCACCCATGGTGCTGGCTGCCTGAGGACCCAGCTGATGCTGCTGGTGTCTGCAGGGCCAGCCCAGAGGGCTCCCTGTGGGTCTGGCCAGCCAGGGTAGAACAGGGGCCTCTGATAGGCTCCTTCTCAACCCGTCTTACTGAGAAGTAGGCAGTGGTGGGCACCCCGTCAAAGAGGCCGTGGAAGGGCTGGGAACGGTTGATGTGAGATGAGAAGTTCTGAGGCCAGGTTTTGGGGAGGACAGCCTTGGGCACCCCCAGCACCCAGTAGGTCTGGAAGGTCTTCTCCAGGTCTTGGGCCAGGTGGCTGCAGTTATAGATGATAGCGCCAAGCTCCTTCACCTGCAGGGACCAAAGTCAGGCGCTGTGGGAGAAAAACCCCTCTGCGGggcctccaccccactccacccagGCCAGGGATGCTGGGGCAGGTGCAGCCCCTGCCCAACTGGTCCCCACTTGTGGGAAGCATTGCCTGTAGGAATCTGTAATAGAGTGTGCTGGTGGGAGGAGTGCCCAGCGGGTGCCT comes from the Symphalangus syndactylus isolate Jambi chromosome 8, NHGRI_mSymSyn1-v2.1_pri, whole genome shotgun sequence genome and includes:
- the PLD4 gene encoding 5'-3' exonuclease PLD4 isoform X4, with product MPGCPVQMLKPLQRAAVAPTWPCSMTPRRPWDRQAGTLQVLGALAVLCLGSMALIYLLWQVPHPPTWGQVQPKDVPRSWGHGSSPAWEPLEAEARQQRDSCQLVLVESIPQDLPSAAGSPSAQPLGQAWLQLLDTAQESIHVASYYWSLTGPDIGVNDSSSQMGEALLQKLQQLLGRNISLAVATSSPTLARNSTDLQVLAARGAHVRQVPMGRLTRGVLHSKFWVVDGRHIYMGSANMDWRSLTQVKELGAIIYNCSHLAQDLEKTFQTYWVLGVPKAVLPKTWPQNFSSHINRSQPFHGLFDGVPTTAYFSASPPALCPQGRTRDLEALLAVMGSAQEFIYASVMEYFPTTRFSHPPRYWPVLDNALRAAAFSKGVRVRLLVGCGLNTDPTMFPYLRSLQALSNPAANVSVDVKVFIVPVGNHSNIPFSRVNHSKFMVTEKAAYIGTSNWSEDYFSSTAGVGLVVTQSPGAQPAGATVQEQLRQLFERDWSSRYAVGLDGQAPGQDCVWQG
- the PLD4 gene encoding 5'-3' exonuclease PLD4 isoform X7, producing MWPAAGSNTHTACPCGKHTPNIQDAEASSESSSGPHVAMLHDAPPPVGQTGWHVPPSGSPGPGSQDGLSQHWRGHLGPARSQAPTCLVTLRVLPHPVAGPGSTGCAVSGLHGSYLPPVASAPSSHLGPGAAQGCAQVLGAWFQPSLGAPGSGGQTAEGLLPGEALLQKLQQLLGRNISLAVATSSPTLARNSTDLQVLAARGAHVRQVPMGRLTRGVLHSKFWVVDGRHIYMGSANMDWRSLTQVKELGAIIYNCSHLAQDLEKTFQTYWVLGVPKAVLPKTWPQNFSSHINRSQPFHGLFDGVPTTAYFSGRTRDLEALLAVMGSAQEFIYASVMEYFPTTRFSHPPRYWPVLDNALRAAAFSKGVRVRLLVGCGLNTDPTMFPYLRSLQALSNPAANVSVDVKVFIVPVGNHSNIPFSRVNHSKFMVTEKAAYIGTSNWSEDYFSSTAGVGLVVTQSPGAQPAGATVQEQLRQLFERDWSSRYAVGLDGQAPGQDCVWQG
- the PLD4 gene encoding 5'-3' exonuclease PLD4 isoform X10 gives rise to the protein MWSGTDAHPAPHAWPRLSPGDRLSSSPSGLARGTGQVTCGRLLAPTPTRLVLVESTPPTSRMLKPLQRAAVAPTWPCSMTPRRPWDRQAGTGEALLQKLQQLLGRNISLAVATSSPTLARNSTDLQVLAARGAHVRQVPMGRLTRGVLHSKFWVVDGRHIYMGSANMDWRSLTQVKELGAIIYNCSHLAQDLEKTFQTYWVLGVPKAVLPKTWPQNFSSHINRSQPFHGLFDGVPTTAYFSASPPALCPQGRTRDLEALLAVMGSAQEFIYASVMEYFPTTRFSHPPRYWPVLDNALRAAAFSKGVRVRLLVGCGLNTDPTMFPYLRSLQALSNPAANVSVDVKVFIVPVGNHSNIPFSRVNHSKFMVTEKAAYIGTSNWSEDYFSSTAGVGLVVTQSPGAQPAGATVQEQLRQLFERDWSSRYAVGLDGQAPGQDCVWQG
- the PLD4 gene encoding 5'-3' exonuclease PLD4 isoform X6, which encodes MDTKAGPPEMLKPLQRAAVAPTWPCSMTPRRPWDRQAGTLQVLGALAVLCLGSMALIYLLWQVPHPPTWGQVQPKDVPRSWGHGSSPAWEPLEAEARQQRDSCQLVLVESIPQDLPSAAGSPSAQPLGQAWLQLLDTAQESIHVASYYWSLTGPDIGVNDSSSQMGEALLQKLQQLLGRNISLAVATSSPTLARNSTDLQVLAARGAHVRQVPMGRLTRGVLHSKFWVVDGRHIYMGSANMDWRSLTQVKELGAIIYNCSHLAQDLEKTFQTYWVLGVPKAVLPKTWPQNFSSHINRSQPFHGLFDGVPTTAYFSGRTRDLEALLAVMGSAQEFIYASVMEYFPTTRFSHPPRYWPVLDNALRAAAFSKGVRVRLLVGCGLNTDPTMFPYLRSLQALSNPAANVSVDVKVFIVPVGNHSNIPFSRVNHSKFMVTEKAAYIGTSNWSEDYFSSTAGVGLVVTQSPGAQPAGATVQEQLRQLFERDWSSRYAVGLDGQAPGQDCVWQG
- the PLD4 gene encoding 5'-3' exonuclease PLD4 isoform X3 translates to MDTKAGPPEMLKPLQRAAVAPTWPCSMTPRRPWDRQAGTLQVLGALAVLCLGSMALIYLLWQVPHPPTWGQVQPKDVPRSWGHGSSPAWEPLEAEARQQRDSCQLVLVESIPQDLPSAAGSPSAQPLGQAWLQLLDTAQESIHVASYYWSLTGPDIGVNDSSSQMGEALLQKLQQLLGRNISLAVATSSPTLARNSTDLQVLAARGAHVRQVPMGRLTRGVLHSKFWVVDGRHIYMGSANMDWRSLTQVKELGAIIYNCSHLAQDLEKTFQTYWVLGVPKAVLPKTWPQNFSSHINRSQPFHGLFDGVPTTAYFSASPPALCPQGRTRDLEALLAVMGSAQEFIYASVMEYFPTTRFSHPPRYWPVLDNALRAAAFSKGVRVRLLVGCGLNTDPTMFPYLRSLQALSNPAANVSVDVKVFIVPVGNHSNIPFSRVNHSKFMVTEKAAYIGTSNWSEDYFSSTAGVGLVVTQSPGAQPAGATVQEQLRQLFERDWSSRYAVGLDGQAPGQDCVWQG
- the PLD4 gene encoding 5'-3' exonuclease PLD4 isoform X5; this encodes MWPAAGSNTHTACPCGKHTPNIQDAEASSESSSGPHVAMLHDAPPPVGQTGWHVPPSGSPGPGSQDGLSQHWRGHLGPARSQAPTCLVTLRVLPHPVAGPGSTGCAVSGLHGSYLPPVASAPSSHLGPGAAQGCAQVLGAWFQPSLGAPGSGGQTAEGLLPGEALLQKLQQLLGRNISLAVATSSPTLARNSTDLQVLAARGAHVRQVPMGRLTRGVLHSKFWVVDGRHIYMGSANMDWRSLTQVKELGAIIYNCSHLAQDLEKTFQTYWVLGVPKAVLPKTWPQNFSSHINRSQPFHGLFDGVPTTAYFSASPPALCPQGRTRDLEALLAVMGSAQEFIYASVMEYFPTTRFSHPPRYWPVLDNALRAAAFSKGVRVRLLVGCGLNTDPTMFPYLRSLQALSNPAANVSVDVKVFIVPVGNHSNIPFSRVNHSKFMVTEKAAYIGTSNWSEDYFSSTAGVGLVVTQSPGAQPAGATVQEQLRQLFERDWSSRYAVGLDGQAPGQDCVWQG
- the PLD4 gene encoding 5'-3' exonuclease PLD4 isoform X11 — protein: MWSGTDAHPAPHAWPRLSPGDRLSSSPSGLARGTGQVTCGRLLAPTPTRLVLVESTPPTSRMLKPLQRAAVAPTWPCSMTPRRPWDRQAGTGEALLQKLQQLLGRNISLAVATSSPTLARNSTDLQVLAARGAHVRQVPMGRLTRGVLHSKFWVVDGRHIYMGSANMDWRSLTQVKELGAIIYNCSHLAQDLEKTFQTYWVLGVPKAVLPKTWPQNFSSHINRSQPFHGLFDGVPTTAYFSGRTRDLEALLAVMGSAQEFIYASVMEYFPTTRFSHPPRYWPVLDNALRAAAFSKGVRVRLLVGCGLNTDPTMFPYLRSLQALSNPAANVSVDVKVFIVPVGNHSNIPFSRVNHSKFMVTEKAAYIGTSNWSEDYFSSTAGVGLVVTQSPGAQPAGATVQEQLRQLFERDWSSRYAVGLDGQAPGQDCVWQG
- the PLD4 gene encoding 5'-3' exonuclease PLD4 isoform X9; the encoded protein is MWPAAGSNTHTACPCGKHTPNIQDAEASSESSSGPHVAMLHDAPPPVGQTGWHVAGPGSTGCAVSGLHGSYLPPVASAPSSHLGPGAAQGCAQVLGAWFQPSLGAPGSGGQTAEGLLPGEALLQKLQQLLGRNISLAVATSSPTLARNSTDLQVLAARGAHVRQVPMGRLTRGVLHSKFWVVDGRHIYMGSANMDWRSLTQVKELGAIIYNCSHLAQDLEKTFQTYWVLGVPKAVLPKTWPQNFSSHINRSQPFHGLFDGVPTTAYFSGRTRDLEALLAVMGSAQEFIYASVMEYFPTTRFSHPPRYWPVLDNALRAAAFSKGVRVRLLVGCGLNTDPTMFPYLRSLQALSNPAANVSVDVKVFIVPVGNHSNIPFSRVNHSKFMVTEKAAYIGTSNWSEDYFSSTAGVGLVVTQSPGAQPAGATVQEQLRQLFERDWSSRYAVGLDGQAPGQDCVWQG
- the PLD4 gene encoding 5'-3' exonuclease PLD4 isoform X8; protein product: MWPAAGSNTHTACPCGKHTPNIQDAEASSESSSGPHVAMLHDAPPPVGQTGWHVAGPGSTGCAVSGLHGSYLPPVASAPSSHLGPGAAQGCAQVLGAWFQPSLGAPGSGGQTAEGLLPGEALLQKLQQLLGRNISLAVATSSPTLARNSTDLQVLAARGAHVRQVPMGRLTRGVLHSKFWVVDGRHIYMGSANMDWRSLTQVKELGAIIYNCSHLAQDLEKTFQTYWVLGVPKAVLPKTWPQNFSSHINRSQPFHGLFDGVPTTAYFSASPPALCPQGRTRDLEALLAVMGSAQEFIYASVMEYFPTTRFSHPPRYWPVLDNALRAAAFSKGVRVRLLVGCGLNTDPTMFPYLRSLQALSNPAANVSVDVKVFIVPVGNHSNIPFSRVNHSKFMVTEKAAYIGTSNWSEDYFSSTAGVGLVVTQSPGAQPAGATVQEQLRQLFERDWSSRYAVGLDGQAPGQDCVWQG